A window from Pyrococcus yayanosii CH1 encodes these proteins:
- the cas7i gene encoding type I-B CRISPR-associated protein Cas7/Cst2/DevR, translated as MRAIEVVTLTKVEGANLNSNGTEGVIAVLKKVRDPVDGREYVRVSGQSVKYHLRQLLKELGWELSQVVPKSERGQKVIVSLGEPHKYIDDDLFGYMIAKKVDGKNATLRRTAVVRTNGMISLFPYQEDRDFGVRYDPSGDNHNIYETEITTNVMRGNFFIELDRLGVFKEGLEVPKLDGLEAIKEKDVTGREVTFYVLPKEERERRLRAILEAIMNYHGGAKLSNFFTKVYPEVMVVALLRRKIPVIGDALSVKPGYVDGKLILDIDRLKETVETFKDNIEKLYIGLFESRFANVEELREAFKDMENVEVLSMKELRKRLKELKLGE; from the coding sequence ATGAGGGCCATCGAGGTGGTTACCCTCACCAAGGTCGAGGGTGCAAACCTGAACTCGAACGGGACGGAGGGGGTTATAGCCGTCCTCAAAAAGGTACGCGACCCGGTTGACGGGAGGGAATACGTCAGGGTCTCTGGCCAAAGCGTCAAGTACCACCTGAGGCAGCTCCTGAAGGAGCTCGGCTGGGAGCTGAGCCAGGTCGTTCCTAAGAGTGAAAGGGGCCAGAAGGTCATCGTATCGCTCGGTGAGCCCCATAAATACATAGATGACGACCTATTCGGCTACATGATAGCCAAGAAAGTCGACGGAAAGAACGCCACCCTTAGGAGGACGGCCGTTGTAAGGACGAACGGCATGATATCCCTCTTCCCGTATCAGGAGGACAGGGACTTTGGAGTCCGCTACGATCCATCTGGAGACAACCACAACATCTACGAGACCGAGATAACCACCAACGTCATGAGGGGCAATTTCTTCATCGAGCTTGACAGGCTCGGCGTCTTCAAGGAGGGCCTTGAAGTTCCAAAGCTCGACGGCCTTGAGGCCATAAAGGAAAAGGACGTCACCGGGAGGGAAGTTACATTCTACGTCCTACCGAAGGAGGAGCGAGAGAGGAGGCTGAGGGCAATCCTTGAGGCCATAATGAACTACCACGGCGGTGCAAAGCTCAGCAACTTCTTCACCAAGGTTTACCCGGAGGTCATGGTGGTGGCCCTGCTGAGGCGCAAGATACCCGTTATAGGGGACGCCCTTTCGGTTAAGCCGGGCTACGTTGATGGGAAGCTGATTCTCGACATTGATAGGCTGAAAGAGACCGTCGAGACCTTCAAGGACAATATCGAAAAGCTCTACATAGGCCTCTTCGAGAGCAGGTTCGCCAACGTCGAAGAGCTAAGGGAGGCTTTTAAGGACATGGAGAACGTCGAAGTCCTAAGCATGAAGGAGCTCAGAAAAAGGCTTAAAGAACTTAAACTCGGTGAGTGA
- the cas5 gene encoding CRISPR-associated protein Cas5 has product MLGLVIEARPLQAHFRIPYNSLLLDSYPFPPRTTAIGLLAGAMGLSEEGFKKLLGELRYGVIIEDPGARVEETAAIFKNPGSPLYPITKVLYHKPHYRLFFAGDENIIERAYEALLDPVFTPYMGDSESLFYPAKREYARIVSAEEGKESTLRSLIPGDEYARGARFMVLRKNNLTPREYRMPVNFTYRGKGRRAVYRRVVAFAGGYVELANEVDVLLFDGEPVFVF; this is encoded by the coding sequence TTGCTGGGCCTCGTCATCGAGGCCAGACCCCTCCAGGCTCACTTCAGGATACCATACAACTCCCTTCTCCTCGACAGCTATCCGTTCCCGCCGAGGACGACCGCCATAGGACTTCTCGCTGGGGCCATGGGGCTATCCGAGGAAGGCTTCAAAAAGCTGCTCGGAGAACTCCGCTACGGCGTCATCATCGAAGACCCCGGGGCGAGGGTCGAGGAGACGGCGGCAATATTCAAAAACCCCGGCTCACCGCTATACCCAATAACCAAGGTGCTCTACCACAAGCCACACTACAGGCTCTTCTTCGCCGGGGACGAGAATATAATAGAACGGGCATACGAGGCACTCCTTGATCCGGTCTTCACCCCATACATGGGAGACAGCGAGAGCCTGTTCTACCCAGCAAAGAGGGAGTACGCCAGGATCGTCAGTGCCGAGGAGGGCAAAGAATCAACGCTGAGAAGCCTTATTCCGGGGGATGAGTACGCCAGGGGCGCGAGGTTCATGGTCCTCAGGAAAAACAACCTGACGCCGAGGGAGTACAGGATGCCGGTTAACTTTACTTACCGCGGAAAGGGAAGGAGGGCAGTTTACAGGCGGGTGGTAGCGTTCGCAGGGGGCTACGTGGAACTGGCTAACGAGGTGGACGTGCTACTATTCGATGGAGAACCCGTTTTTGTATTTTAA
- the cas1b gene encoding type I-B CRISPR-associated endonuclease Cas1b, whose product MKKAYYITQMGVLERRGNTLFFENENLKRAIPINSTSEIHCFKPVSLTSGAIKILSEKNVPVHFYNKYGYYRGSYIPVEGQISGTVVIKQAEHHLDPEKRLYIARQFLEGIRASMVALLKSYEADYSHIREVQVEGESPAELMGTESGLWKEFYGIFASLLKHFEFNERTRRPPKDEINALISLGNSVLYTVALSEIRKTYLHPAISFLHEPLERRYSLALDLADIFKPITVFRVILRLVNKKRIRKEHFDRDVGVMLNDEGLRVFISELNSELTRKVLHPRFRRNVSVRYLMRLEGYSLVRHILGDSTYRPLRAWW is encoded by the coding sequence GTGAAGAAGGCTTACTACATCACCCAGATGGGGGTCCTTGAGAGGAGGGGCAACACGCTGTTCTTCGAGAACGAGAACCTGAAGAGGGCAATACCCATCAACTCCACCAGTGAGATACACTGTTTTAAGCCAGTCTCCCTGACGAGCGGGGCCATAAAGATCCTCTCCGAGAAGAACGTTCCCGTGCATTTCTACAACAAGTACGGCTACTACAGGGGCTCATACATACCGGTTGAAGGCCAAATAAGCGGGACGGTGGTCATAAAACAGGCAGAGCACCACCTCGACCCTGAAAAGAGGCTCTACATAGCGAGGCAGTTCCTTGAGGGGATAAGGGCCTCGATGGTGGCCCTTCTTAAGTCCTACGAGGCCGATTACAGCCACATCAGGGAAGTTCAGGTCGAGGGTGAAAGCCCGGCGGAGCTCATGGGCACTGAGAGCGGGCTCTGGAAGGAGTTCTACGGCATATTCGCCTCCCTGCTCAAGCACTTCGAGTTCAACGAGCGAACGAGAAGACCGCCGAAGGACGAGATTAACGCGCTCATAAGCCTCGGCAACTCTGTTCTCTACACGGTCGCTCTATCAGAGATAAGGAAGACCTATCTCCACCCGGCAATAAGCTTCCTCCACGAACCCCTTGAGAGGCGCTACTCCCTAGCCCTCGATTTAGCCGATATCTTCAAGCCGATAACCGTTTTCAGGGTCATTTTAAGGCTCGTTAACAAAAAACGGATTCGAAAAGAGCACTTTGACAGGGACGTTGGCGTCATGCTGAACGATGAAGGGCTTAGGGTATTCATTTCCGAGCTTAACTCCGAGCTTACCCGGAAGGTCCTCCACCCGAGGTTCAGGAGGAACGTTTCAGTTCGATACCTGATGAGGCTCGAAGGATACTCCCTCGTCAGGCACATCCTCGGGGACTCCACCTACAGGCCCCTACGGGCGTGGTGGTGA
- the cas2 gene encoding CRISPR-associated endonuclease Cas2 has translation MYIIVVYDVDVKRVAKVHRFLRTHLHWRQNSVFEGEVSRAQLYEIKRTLEGLIGDGDSVLIYELPTGNFTLHVIGTDKNPAGEII, from the coding sequence ATGTACATCATTGTAGTTTACGACGTTGACGTAAAGCGCGTCGCGAAGGTTCACCGCTTTCTCAGGACTCACCTCCACTGGCGCCAGAACAGCGTCTTTGAGGGGGAAGTGAGCAGGGCCCAGCTCTACGAGATAAAGCGGACGCTGGAGGGGCTAATTGGCGACGGAGACTCGGTCCTAATCTATGAACTCCCAACTGGGAACTTCACCCTCCACGTAATCGGGACCGACAAGAACCCTGCGGGGGAGATAATTTGA
- the cas4 gene encoding CRISPR-associated protein Cas4, translated as MRTTGVMVQYYFTCKRELWFFSRGINFDFENEDMLIGRLIHRESHERDWKEIFLGDIRLDAVRRRGKLLVIEIKKSSKLEEPARWQLKYYLYILRKAGVEADGVISYPREGRREKITLTEEDITVLEDALKDIERIISLERPPPAEKKPYCRRCAYRDFCWV; from the coding sequence TTGAGGACAACCGGCGTTATGGTTCAGTACTACTTCACCTGCAAAAGGGAACTCTGGTTCTTCTCAAGGGGGATTAACTTCGACTTTGAGAACGAGGACATGCTTATAGGGCGGCTGATCCACAGGGAGAGCCACGAGCGGGACTGGAAGGAAATATTTCTCGGCGACATCAGGCTCGATGCTGTGAGGAGGCGCGGCAAACTGTTGGTGATTGAAATCAAAAAGAGCTCCAAGCTTGAGGAGCCGGCCAGATGGCAGCTGAAGTACTACCTCTACATCCTCCGCAAAGCTGGGGTGGAAGCTGATGGGGTGATTTCATACCCCCGCGAGGGCCGGCGCGAGAAAATAACCCTAACTGAGGAGGACATCACGGTACTCGAAGACGCCCTGAAAGACATCGAAAGGATTATATCCCTTGAAAGACCACCTCCGGCAGAGAAAAAGCCCTACTGCCGGCGCTGTGCGTACAGGGACTTCTGCTGGGTGTAG
- a CDS encoding CRISPR-associated helicase/endonuclease Cas3 — protein sequence MDWEELIALMKTRMAKPGKSLYEHSLGVRREAEKLLKRIPHDKSLDDCILRHAFLHDVGKLDDRFQAKLEGKRKRAPPHAYLGIEVASLFLDCDEPYRTIALLSILTHHSDLHEGLYQREIEENEKLMVDGKVISSPAETVRNLREAIFYEDLIYDHGLDPVELRNLYTLFNGVLRLADWLDSAGLGAESYHLDSGHSVHQRVIEYLRRRGHELRPYQRAVIGKGGGYFRLPTGDGKTETSLLATPDSVSKVVYSLPTITTTEAMRTRFEAMFGRDKVSFSHSMLFLSLYHRGELDKKLIHRYAMKPIFISTVDQVLLAFLNYPRFPVREFALRNAHWIIDEIHAYTPYTLSLILNAIEHAIKHLNTRVTVMSATLPNLLAEELEKRGLKPLISPKSVESRYRLRKRVEVRVRNEPLMNAIDEIARENGRVLVVANTVSRAVRIYGELRRRRKDVYLFHSRFINEDKRKKMRLVEKIEKGILVATQVVEVSLDIDYDVMYTEAAPIDALVQRFGRVNRRGLKKGRVYIFEPEGKRAYLPYDRAAFNASLNLLGELEQIGSELDLLRINDRFYEEIWGRYERAINGRPPLVKLRDVTRWSLAEKYLSTRDAFITLPAVPRPFLDEAIDYASRWEEMSHEERLKAAVYVIEHTVNVPIWTLKEHLHHSDDLYDVFGVFGVELEYDSETGLLEEL from the coding sequence ATGGACTGGGAGGAGCTGATTGCGCTAATGAAAACGAGGATGGCCAAACCTGGGAAGAGCTTATACGAGCACTCCCTCGGCGTCCGAAGAGAAGCGGAGAAGCTTCTGAAGAGGATACCCCACGACAAATCCCTCGATGATTGCATTCTCAGGCACGCCTTCCTCCACGACGTTGGCAAGCTCGACGACAGGTTCCAGGCCAAGCTGGAAGGGAAGAGAAAGAGGGCACCTCCCCACGCGTACCTTGGCATTGAGGTTGCGTCTCTCTTCCTCGACTGCGACGAGCCCTACAGGACGATTGCGCTGCTCTCGATACTCACCCACCACAGCGACCTTCACGAGGGGCTCTACCAGAGGGAGATAGAGGAAAACGAAAAGCTAATGGTGGACGGGAAAGTTATATCCAGCCCAGCAGAGACCGTTAGGAACCTTCGGGAGGCAATTTTTTACGAGGATTTAATCTACGACCATGGGCTTGACCCTGTTGAGCTCAGAAACCTGTACACCCTCTTCAACGGCGTTCTAAGGCTCGCCGACTGGCTGGACAGTGCGGGCCTCGGGGCGGAGTCGTACCATCTGGATTCCGGACACAGCGTTCACCAGAGGGTTATTGAATACCTAAGGAGAAGGGGCCACGAGCTGAGGCCCTACCAGAGGGCGGTCATCGGAAAGGGCGGCGGCTACTTCAGGCTGCCCACCGGTGACGGGAAAACCGAGACAAGCCTCTTAGCAACGCCAGACAGCGTTTCAAAGGTGGTCTATTCCCTCCCCACGATAACCACGACCGAGGCCATGAGAACGCGCTTCGAGGCGATGTTTGGAAGGGACAAAGTTTCGTTCTCCCACAGCATGCTTTTCCTGAGCCTCTACCACAGGGGAGAGCTCGACAAGAAGTTAATCCACAGATACGCGATGAAGCCAATATTCATCTCAACGGTTGACCAGGTTCTTCTGGCGTTCCTCAACTACCCGCGCTTTCCGGTCAGGGAGTTTGCACTGAGAAACGCCCACTGGATAATAGACGAAATCCACGCATACACGCCCTACACCCTATCCCTCATACTCAACGCCATTGAGCACGCGATAAAGCACCTCAACACGAGGGTAACCGTCATGTCCGCGACCCTGCCGAACCTCCTCGCGGAAGAGCTTGAAAAGAGAGGATTGAAGCCTCTTATCTCCCCGAAAAGCGTCGAGAGCAGATACAGACTGAGGAAGAGGGTTGAAGTCAGGGTAAGAAACGAACCTCTGATGAACGCGATAGACGAGATAGCACGTGAGAATGGAAGGGTTCTGGTCGTTGCAAATACGGTCTCGCGCGCTGTGAGAATCTACGGGGAGCTGAGGAGAAGGAGAAAAGACGTTTACCTTTTCCACTCCCGCTTCATCAACGAGGACAAGAGGAAAAAGATGAGACTGGTGGAGAAAATCGAGAAAGGCATCCTAGTGGCGACTCAGGTGGTGGAGGTTTCCCTCGACATAGACTACGATGTGATGTACACGGAGGCCGCGCCGATCGATGCACTTGTCCAGCGCTTCGGCAGGGTGAACCGGAGGGGCCTGAAAAAGGGCAGGGTTTACATCTTCGAGCCTGAAGGAAAGAGGGCGTACCTCCCCTACGACAGGGCAGCTTTCAACGCGAGCCTAAACCTCCTGGGGGAGCTTGAGCAAATCGGGAGCGAGCTGGATTTGTTAAGAATCAACGACAGGTTTTACGAAGAGATATGGGGTCGGTATGAGAGAGCTATCAACGGCAGGCCGCCGCTGGTGAAGCTGAGGGACGTTACCCGCTGGTCCCTGGCTGAAAAGTACCTCTCGACGAGGGACGCTTTCATAACCCTGCCCGCCGTTCCGAGGCCATTCCTTGATGAGGCCATAGACTACGCGAGCAGGTGGGAGGAGATGAGCCACGAGGAGCGCCTTAAAGCGGCAGTTTACGTGATTGAACACACCGTCAACGTGCCGATATGGACTTTGAAAGAGCACTTGCACCACAGCGATGACCTTTACGATGTCTTTGGGGTCTTTGGAGTCGAGCTGGAGTACGACAGCGAGACAGGATTGTTGGAAGAGCTTTGA
- a CDS encoding alanyl-tRNA editing protein, whose protein sequence is MTRKLYYEDAYLKEAEARVLEVKDRALLLDQTIFYPTGGGQPHDRGTINGVEVLDVYKDGEDVWHVVAEPEKFKVGDEVELKLDWDYRYRLMRIHTAMHLLEHVLNEILGEGNWELVGSGMSAEKGRYDVAYPENLNKFKEQIIELFNRYVDEGGEVKIWWEGETRYTQIRDFEVIPCGGTHVRDIKEVGHIKKLKRSSIGRGKQRLEIWLED, encoded by the coding sequence ATGACGAGGAAGCTCTACTACGAGGATGCTTACCTTAAGGAGGCGGAGGCGAGGGTTCTTGAGGTTAAAGATAGGGCCCTCCTCCTTGACCAAACGATATTCTACCCCACAGGCGGTGGCCAGCCTCATGACAGAGGGACGATAAACGGTGTTGAAGTCCTCGACGTCTACAAGGACGGCGAAGATGTCTGGCACGTGGTTGCGGAGCCGGAGAAGTTTAAGGTTGGAGATGAGGTCGAGCTAAAGCTCGACTGGGATTACCGTTACAGGCTCATGAGGATACACACGGCAATGCACCTGCTTGAGCACGTCCTTAACGAAATTCTTGGGGAGGGCAACTGGGAGCTTGTTGGGAGCGGTATGAGCGCTGAAAAGGGTCGCTACGACGTAGCCTATCCCGAGAACCTGAACAAATTCAAGGAGCAAATAATCGAGCTCTTCAACCGCTACGTGGACGAGGGAGGCGAGGTCAAGATATGGTGGGAAGGGGAAACGCGATACACGCAGATAAGGGACTTCGAGGTAATTCCATGCGGCGGGACCCACGTGAGGGACATTAAAGAAGTGGGGCACATAAAGAAGCTCAAGCGATCCAGCATAGGGAGGGGCAAGCAGAGGCTCGAGATTTGGCTTGAGGATTGA
- a CDS encoding CBS domain-containing protein, whose protein sequence is MDMRAPVKVYMTKKLIGVKPTTSVQEASKIMMEFDVGSLVVVDDDGNVVGFFTKSDVIRRVIVPGLPYDTPVSEIMTKDLITVNSSTPLGEVLKVMAQYRIKHILVEEEGKIVGIFTLSDLLEASRRKLETAISTE, encoded by the coding sequence ATGGACATGCGCGCTCCCGTAAAGGTTTACATGACCAAGAAGCTGATAGGTGTGAAACCGACGACCAGCGTTCAAGAGGCATCCAAGATAATGATGGAGTTCGATGTGGGCTCCCTCGTCGTCGTTGACGATGATGGAAACGTGGTCGGCTTCTTCACAAAGAGCGACGTCATAAGGAGGGTCATCGTCCCGGGCCTGCCCTACGACACGCCCGTTAGTGAGATAATGACGAAAGACCTCATAACGGTGAACTCAAGCACACCTCTCGGCGAGGTCCTCAAGGTCATGGCCCAGTACAGGATAAAGCACATCCTCGTGGAGGAGGAGGGCAAGATAGTCGGCATATTTACACTGAGCGACCTCCTTGAGGCCAGCAGGAGAAAGCTGGAAACGGCGATATCAACGGAGTGA
- a CDS encoding metallophosphoesterase family protein has product MLIAHISDTHITNESAFKAYAYDLIVNEINTRPFDLVIHTGDVTNNGLREEYEHASYLLKKIEKPLVVVPGNHDARNVGYELFERYIGPLFGVYEWEYGVVIWVDSTIPDLSDGRIGGYKFRWLKAKLEEYSHKRIKIAAAHHHLVPLPDTGRERNVLFNAGDVLDLLLSHDVNLYLCGHKHVPNVYRIEDLVIANAGCTSCRKTRKGDVNSYNIIKINGDGRVKVVIRRVTGEEVRREYKPIKPKIFVPKGRRLLRMVQIAESNVSDRVYFRRKILENAIRAINEKYRPDIVIHCGDIVEKGIERYYDMAVEFYEKVHAEKLFVPGHNDITYLGYDLFREHFGEPEPVEVGDFVFIPILSAQYETPIGVVGRIGQKILKNFLQDFSEKFRVVVMHHNIVPIPRSRELGFLEDAGNVLKIVTDDETELVLTGHGGNAHAVRVERTPIINAGSVSWELHRNPFGNSFNLIDVYEDMIVVFEIQATWGSRKLLGMWKLKGDLPWK; this is encoded by the coding sequence ATGCTGATAGCCCATATAAGCGACACCCATATCACGAACGAGAGCGCCTTCAAGGCCTACGCCTACGACCTCATAGTCAACGAGATAAACACGAGACCATTCGACCTTGTCATTCACACGGGCGATGTAACAAATAACGGCCTGCGCGAAGAATACGAGCACGCAAGCTACCTCCTAAAGAAGATAGAAAAGCCCTTGGTCGTCGTACCGGGCAATCACGACGCGAGGAACGTGGGCTATGAGCTATTCGAGAGATACATCGGGCCGCTCTTCGGGGTTTACGAGTGGGAGTATGGAGTCGTAATTTGGGTGGATTCCACGATACCTGACCTCAGCGACGGGAGGATTGGTGGCTATAAATTCAGATGGCTCAAAGCAAAGCTCGAGGAGTACAGCCACAAGAGGATAAAGATAGCGGCCGCACACCACCACCTCGTCCCCCTTCCGGACACGGGTAGGGAGAGAAACGTCCTCTTCAACGCCGGCGATGTTCTCGACCTCCTCCTCAGCCACGACGTGAACCTGTATCTTTGCGGCCATAAGCACGTCCCCAACGTCTACAGAATCGAAGACCTCGTTATAGCCAATGCAGGCTGCACATCCTGCCGAAAGACGAGGAAAGGGGACGTGAACAGCTACAACATAATAAAAATCAACGGAGACGGGCGCGTGAAAGTCGTCATAAGGAGGGTCACGGGCGAGGAGGTCAGAAGGGAGTACAAGCCGATTAAGCCCAAGATATTCGTGCCGAAAGGTAGGAGGCTACTCAGGATGGTTCAGATCGCCGAGAGCAATGTCTCCGACAGGGTATACTTCAGGAGGAAAATCCTAGAGAACGCGATAAGGGCTATAAACGAGAAGTACAGGCCCGACATCGTCATCCACTGTGGGGACATCGTTGAGAAGGGAATAGAACGCTACTATGACATGGCGGTTGAATTCTACGAGAAAGTTCATGCGGAAAAGCTCTTCGTCCCCGGCCACAACGACATAACATACCTTGGCTACGACCTCTTCAGGGAACACTTCGGGGAGCCAGAGCCCGTGGAAGTCGGAGACTTCGTCTTCATACCAATTCTCAGCGCCCAGTACGAGACCCCGATAGGAGTCGTTGGAAGGATTGGGCAGAAAATACTCAAGAATTTCCTTCAGGATTTTTCGGAGAAGTTTAGGGTCGTCGTTATGCACCATAACATAGTTCCCATACCAAGGAGCAGGGAGCTGGGCTTCCTGGAAGATGCAGGCAACGTCCTGAAGATAGTGACGGATGATGAGACAGAGCTCGTCCTTACGGGACATGGTGGAAATGCCCACGCCGTGAGGGTTGAGAGAACACCCATCATCAACGCGGGAAGCGTAAGCTGGGAGCTCCACAGGAACCCCTTCGGAAACAGCTTCAACCTAATAGACGTCTATGAGGACATGATCGTCGTCTTCGAAATACAGGCCACCTGGGGGAGCAGAAAACTCCTCGGAATGTGGAAGCTCAAGGGGGATCTGCCGTGGAAGTGA
- a CDS encoding type I restriction enzyme HsdR N-terminal domain-containing protein, with translation MLELLKDVVMRIEGHLDLYLRNEEAVKQHLILPVLRALGWNVEDPGEVRPEERTSEGRADYALIKGGRVVAFLEAKNLSVNVLKEDVLLQLGKYCFNMGVRYGIASNGAVWIAFKSFEEGRSLKDRILFVVDLREEPLERATLRLSLLSKGRIERLEELSRALRAIEEGTMQLKGAGIEDEKIVDYLLSLSLSGRAVPVDLLTGSERPKGVYVFEGTWKFIPLEERSVKGVLLAVLRFLASSVSEGKEKRALQKAYEELRVRPLDVEKVRFLLRGIEEEKGIRIRVLL, from the coding sequence ATGCTGGAGCTCCTCAAGGATGTCGTGATGCGAATCGAGGGACACTTGGATCTGTACCTTCGAAACGAAGAGGCCGTTAAGCAGCACCTCATACTCCCTGTTCTTAGGGCCCTCGGTTGGAACGTGGAGGATCCTGGAGAAGTGCGACCTGAGGAAAGGACATCGGAAGGCAGGGCGGACTATGCTCTCATCAAGGGGGGCAGGGTCGTAGCCTTTTTGGAGGCGAAGAACCTCAGCGTGAACGTCCTTAAGGAGGACGTCCTCCTTCAGCTCGGAAAATACTGCTTTAACATGGGCGTCAGATACGGTATCGCGAGCAACGGGGCCGTCTGGATTGCCTTCAAGTCCTTTGAAGAGGGGAGGAGCTTAAAGGATAGAATACTCTTCGTCGTCGATCTGAGAGAGGAACCTCTTGAGAGGGCTACCTTGAGGCTTTCGCTCCTGTCCAAGGGCAGGATAGAAAGACTTGAAGAGCTCTCAAGGGCTCTTAGGGCCATTGAGGAAGGGACGATGCAGCTTAAGGGGGCCGGCATTGAGGATGAGAAAATAGTCGACTACTTGCTCTCTTTGTCCCTCAGTGGAAGAGCGGTTCCCGTTGACTTATTGACGGGCAGCGAGAGGCCGAAGGGTGTTTACGTGTTCGAGGGTACGTGGAAGTTCATCCCTCTCGAGGAGAGGAGCGTGAAAGGAGTGCTTCTGGCAGTCCTCAGGTTTCTCGCCTCATCGGTTTCTGAGGGCAAGGAGAAGAGAGCCCTCCAGAAGGCGTATGAAGAGCTTAGGGTTAGACCTCTTGACGTGGAAAAGGTGCGCTTCCTTCTTAGGGGTATCGAAGAGGAGAAGGGAATAAGGATAAGGGTGCTTCTATGA
- a CDS encoding class II glutamine amidotransferase, whose translation MCRILIAVGEGFRMRPLVEATIKAAENDPYKAARGKGNQHKDGWGYVLLTKESLTHYRSTKPIFEDDKAYKLKDSLKGFSVLLLHARAASQGNKKLFNVQPFSYPSPHGYQLFFMHNGDLRKDLILEGLRLPKEEFKDVSDSFVAGLYLSLFLRDTEKDSILERMALLKPTVITSLNTGGVFVTPEGDVKVFGTAYMREEHWEEESEKNYMRVLEFYGADLFALVSSTAELYTFLPLDPAENGTLYYVIADFERESFTVEKLALELPESPEE comes from the coding sequence GTGTGTAGGATCCTCATTGCCGTCGGCGAGGGGTTCAGGATGAGGCCCCTCGTCGAAGCAACAATAAAGGCGGCCGAAAACGACCCATACAAGGCCGCGAGAGGGAAGGGAAACCAGCATAAGGACGGATGGGGATACGTTCTACTTACGAAGGAGAGTCTCACGCACTACCGCTCGACGAAGCCTATATTTGAGGATGACAAAGCTTACAAGCTGAAAGACTCCCTGAAAGGTTTTTCTGTCCTCCTTCTCCACGCGAGAGCCGCAAGTCAGGGGAACAAGAAGCTGTTCAACGTTCAGCCCTTTTCTTACCCAAGCCCTCACGGCTACCAGCTCTTCTTCATGCACAACGGCGACCTGAGAAAGGACCTAATCCTCGAAGGACTTAGGCTTCCGAAGGAGGAATTCAAAGATGTCTCAGACTCATTCGTCGCCGGCCTCTACCTCTCTCTCTTCCTCAGGGACACTGAAAAGGACTCCATCCTCGAGAGGATGGCTCTCCTCAAGCCCACCGTCATAACTTCCCTGAACACGGGGGGTGTCTTCGTGACGCCAGAGGGGGATGTAAAGGTCTTCGGGACGGCCTACATGAGAGAGGAGCACTGGGAGGAAGAAAGCGAGAAGAACTACATGAGAGTCCTGGAGTTCTACGGCGCCGACCTCTTCGCCCTCGTATCCTCCACAGCCGAGCTGTACACCTTCCTTCCCCTCGACCCCGCGGAAAACGGAACCCTCTACTACGTGATTGCAGACTTCGAGAGGGAAAGCTTCACGGTTGAGAAGCTCGCCTTGGAGCTCCCAGAATCTCCAGAGGAGTGA
- a CDS encoding DUF257 family protein translates to MNSIMEVMLSFYPGETVLVEYTSDSSPELLFYILLKSGKEVLVDDIADTFPEFYERLVAMGVDPEDIRGVKTIKIGGVREYGDVLGRVDLDKYALDFRYYSYVFSKIKGDFFLNPVLGMHKLLSLTTKEEAMRIVKNITSFVGNRRRIAYYFINVDSLEANQQEIVALLREVSTSIVRWARRKNLTLEVVKSANVGLEGISIEITPLEILGAPRRASQP, encoded by the coding sequence TTGAACAGCATCATGGAAGTAATGCTGTCATTTTACCCTGGTGAAACGGTCCTCGTGGAGTATACCTCGGATTCATCCCCTGAACTGCTGTTCTATATACTCCTGAAGTCGGGCAAGGAGGTTCTAGTTGACGACATAGCCGACACCTTCCCAGAGTTCTACGAAAGACTTGTGGCCATGGGCGTTGATCCCGAGGACATCCGGGGAGTCAAAACAATCAAGATCGGAGGTGTCAGGGAATATGGCGACGTTCTTGGCAGGGTGGACCTAGACAAGTACGCTCTAGACTTCAGGTATTACTCTTACGTGTTCTCCAAGATTAAAGGGGATTTCTTCCTGAACCCTGTTCTCGGCATGCACAAATTGCTTAGTCTCACCACCAAAGAGGAGGCAATGAGAATCGTAAAGAACATAACATCCTTCGTTGGGAACAGGAGGAGGATAGCTTACTACTTCATAAACGTAGATTCCTTAGAGGCCAATCAGCAGGAAATAGTGGCTCTTCTCAGGGAGGTGTCAACTTCGATCGTTAGGTGGGCGAGGAGAAAGAACCTCACCCTTGAGGTTGTAAAGTCCGCCAACGTGGGATTAGAGGGTATATCCATAGAGATCACTCCTCTGGAGATTCTGGGAGCTCCAAGGCGAGCTTCTCAACCGTGA